In Fructilactobacillus cliffordii, a single genomic region encodes these proteins:
- a CDS encoding phage tail domain-containing protein, with amino-acid sequence MTVTRPQLYVMYDGQTEFNIRDKLPFAEFMGIDEATPSQANTYNEVPTQDGSRFLSSTIQKNTVNVRIHVHFTTYADLKNKQDALRAFFYRKGLFRLRTSAQPDVVWFVRNVTFPAQPIADGANDIRVTIPMENPSGYRYSRYDSLSQADLWDDYNFNSNFPIATADDFIFKNESNFDIMNPSAVSIDPFTQRHPFSMFLKWTGGSIEVVNETNGTNYSYSAGKDSNNLVELRGCNTFNNGTAANQNTNFGYIKLETGWNHFKVMTSSSHFSVRFKFPFIYV; translated from the coding sequence ATGACAGTTACACGTCCACAGTTGTATGTAATGTATGATGGACAGACTGAATTCAACATTCGGGATAAACTCCCGTTTGCTGAATTCATGGGAATTGATGAAGCTACGCCATCACAGGCTAACACTTATAACGAGGTACCCACGCAGGATGGTTCTAGATTTCTTTCTTCAACAATCCAAAAAAATACGGTCAACGTGCGAATCCATGTACACTTCACCACCTACGCTGATTTAAAAAACAAACAAGACGCCTTACGGGCGTTTTTTTATCGCAAAGGATTATTTAGGTTACGTACCTCAGCACAGCCTGACGTTGTTTGGTTTGTCCGGAACGTGACATTTCCAGCTCAGCCGATTGCAGATGGTGCAAATGATATTAGAGTAACGATTCCGATGGAGAACCCTAGCGGATATCGCTATTCTCGCTATGATTCGCTGTCACAGGCTGATCTATGGGATGACTACAACTTCAACAGTAATTTCCCAATTGCTACCGCTGATGATTTCATTTTTAAGAATGAATCGAACTTCGACATTATGAACCCCTCAGCTGTTTCAATTGATCCATTCACACAACGTCATCCGTTTAGTATGTTTTTGAAATGGACCGGAGGAAGCATCGAAGTAGTCAATGAAACTAATGGAACCAATTACAGTTACAGTGCTGGAAAAGACAGCAATAACCTCGTTGAGTTACGTGGTTGCAATACGTTTAACAATGGGACTGCCGCTAACCAAAACACCAATTTTGGTTACATTAAATTGGAAACCGGCTGGAACCATTTTAAAGTGATGACTTCATCGTCTCACTTTTCAGTTCGCTTTAAATTTCCATTTATCTACGTTTAG
- a CDS encoding phage tail protein, protein MNYPQLIVTGIYPNAGLKSQLTMKSVQADSFYVNWEKNGTYQLCFVAIDDGSVSYELLQPNAIITFQGQEFHVANVANDVQNNLATKSITATHVYSETQWFRQREVRSGVLTYTPQSIMDFVFANNPYGFTYEIRGQFDSHQIENFGSVSGLEALNKIVEVWPDAIIFPDNRHIVVYQHDEFVKQHGTVIADNYNATEVKITQDMTAVSNQVWCTGKAKDKAEGAPDNAPTEYFFPPFLVKIQESIDKYTQGIPRELQPIQDDRFTDPESMRQYALIQLVPVPPLTAEVTMIGPFVPIAGDMVHLKMSSENLETDVEIVGYQYYPWSNSQATTLTLNNTAKTIFDYNRAVQSRASDELAKSIVNARTALDQLSLTSAEQQKSLQQIAQHDIRGKKGVALGDSITQGYSPDPHGYGIDYPAKIKDYLGLESETNKGVGGGCFANDDPKLDSATVYNSTNFAEYDFVTIMYSTNDFNISQYGNKITDAMDAMIVKIKHDNPNIRIFGILPTPRHDKSSNGAYSFTDMLNAVSGEYQKLGVPYLDWRNISPDIFQSEGLSSDNIHPNARGYDIIAHHLAAWLKTLY, encoded by the coding sequence ATGAACTACCCACAATTAATCGTTACCGGGATTTATCCTAATGCCGGATTAAAGAGCCAACTGACGATGAAAAGCGTCCAGGCTGATTCGTTCTACGTCAATTGGGAAAAGAACGGAACCTATCAGTTGTGCTTTGTTGCAATTGATGATGGATCCGTTAGTTATGAACTACTACAACCCAACGCAATCATTACGTTCCAGGGCCAAGAATTTCACGTGGCCAACGTAGCGAATGATGTTCAAAATAACCTGGCAACTAAATCCATTACGGCCACTCACGTTTATTCAGAAACGCAATGGTTTCGGCAACGTGAGGTACGCAGCGGAGTTCTAACCTACACGCCACAATCAATCATGGATTTTGTTTTTGCTAATAATCCGTACGGCTTTACGTATGAAATCCGGGGTCAATTTGATAGCCACCAGATTGAAAACTTTGGATCCGTTTCCGGACTCGAGGCCTTAAACAAAATTGTAGAGGTTTGGCCGGATGCAATTATCTTTCCGGATAATCGGCACATCGTTGTTTATCAGCATGATGAGTTTGTAAAACAGCATGGGACAGTCATTGCCGATAACTACAACGCTACAGAAGTGAAGATTACGCAGGACATGACAGCTGTCTCTAATCAGGTCTGGTGTACCGGAAAAGCTAAAGATAAGGCAGAGGGAGCACCGGATAATGCACCAACGGAATACTTTTTCCCGCCTTTTCTAGTAAAAATCCAGGAGAGCATTGATAAATACACGCAAGGGATCCCGAGGGAACTACAACCAATCCAGGATGACCGGTTTACGGATCCTGAATCGATGAGGCAGTATGCATTAATTCAATTAGTTCCAGTGCCTCCGCTAACAGCCGAAGTGACGATGATAGGGCCCTTTGTGCCGATTGCTGGCGATATGGTCCATTTGAAAATGAGCAGTGAGAACCTAGAAACGGATGTAGAAATTGTAGGGTATCAATACTACCCATGGTCCAACAGTCAAGCCACGACACTAACGCTCAACAATACTGCCAAAACTATTTTTGACTACAACCGTGCTGTTCAAAGTCGTGCAAGTGATGAGCTAGCTAAGAGTATTGTTAATGCCCGCACGGCGTTAGATCAGTTGTCATTAACCTCAGCTGAACAGCAAAAGTCATTACAACAGATAGCGCAGCATGATATTCGTGGTAAAAAAGGGGTGGCATTGGGAGACTCAATCACCCAAGGATATTCTCCGGATCCACATGGATATGGAATTGATTATCCGGCCAAAATCAAAGATTACCTGGGGCTGGAATCAGAAACGAATAAAGGCGTCGGAGGTGGATGCTTTGCCAATGACGACCCCAAACTAGATTCTGCCACGGTGTATAACAGCACTAATTTCGCCGAGTACGATTTTGTAACAATTATGTACAGTACTAACGATTTTAATATTTCACAGTATGGAAATAAGATTACGGATGCTATGGACGCAATGATCGTCAAAATCAAACACGATAATCCAAATATCAGAATCTTTGGTATTCTTCCAACTCCGCGGCATGATAAATCATCTAATGGTGCTTATAGTTTTACAGATATGCTGAATGCAGTTTCCGGAGAATACCAAAAATTAGGGGTTCCATACCTTGATTGGCGCAACATCAGTCCAGATATTTTCCAAAGTGAAGGTTTATCTTCCGATAACATCCACCCTAATGCACGCGGATACGACATTATTGCTCACCACCTTGCTGCTTGGTTAAAAACTCTGTATTAG
- a CDS encoding phage holin, whose product MMEKVKRALHKTALINDEGKIDGSMVVSLVLLSLIFIQQLCNMFGLELPVHQDQVMGALGTLLTIGVMLGIVYDYNGNQGGPKNGNKN is encoded by the coding sequence ATGATGGAGAAAGTTAAACGAGCATTACACAAAACGGCCTTAATTAATGACGAGGGTAAGATTGATGGCAGCATGGTTGTTAGTCTTGTCCTTTTATCATTAATTTTCATCCAGCAGCTTTGTAACATGTTTGGTTTAGAGCTACCGGTACATCAAGACCAAGTGATGGGTGCTTTGGGAACACTGTTAACGATTGGTGTGATGCTAGGTATTGTGTATGACTACAACGGAAATCAAGGGGGACCAAAAAATGGAAACAAAAACTAA
- a CDS encoding N-acetylmuramoyl-L-alanine amidase: METKTKVVTTLAVLSAGFLFAVSESPKTAKAANVDYTYSLGAGEGSSQPTANKTIIAHETGVPNASAQNNAAFEKRTWDSNGAYVAYIVGNANDGTPGHIYQVGQPGYIQWGAGTWANANSPVQIELAETDNYEDFKVNYATYINLIRESANAYGIPLTVDDGNYWGVKSHNWISNNIWGDHTDPYGYLSKMGISPAQFARDVQNGVSANQPTPKPQPSPKPSQPDRQTRGRMTVEDGWFKNGDEQIAVHSNSKVGAPITGYLPAGTSIHYYGYVVDDGYTWIGYTGYNGKRLYCPVRVTGQEAWGTFK; encoded by the coding sequence ATGGAAACAAAAACTAAAGTAGTAACGACGCTCGCAGTTCTGTCTGCGGGCTTTTTATTTGCAGTTAGTGAATCCCCAAAAACTGCTAAAGCAGCTAACGTGGACTACACTTATTCTTTGGGTGCCGGTGAGGGTTCCAGCCAACCGACAGCAAATAAGACGATTATTGCGCACGAAACCGGGGTCCCAAATGCTAGCGCTCAAAACAATGCTGCTTTTGAAAAACGAACCTGGGACAGCAACGGGGCCTATGTAGCTTACATTGTGGGTAATGCCAACGATGGGACTCCAGGACACATTTACCAGGTCGGACAACCTGGTTACATTCAATGGGGCGCCGGAACCTGGGCGAATGCTAATTCTCCGGTACAGATTGAGTTAGCAGAAACTGACAACTACGAGGATTTCAAAGTTAATTACGCAACCTACATCAATCTCATCCGTGAGAGTGCCAATGCCTACGGAATCCCATTAACTGTTGACGATGGCAACTACTGGGGTGTTAAATCCCACAACTGGATTTCTAACAATATTTGGGGGGACCACACGGATCCGTATGGCTATCTTTCGAAGATGGGAATTAGCCCAGCACAGTTCGCTCGAGATGTTCAAAATGGAGTTAGTGCTAACCAACCAACGCCGAAACCACAGCCATCTCCGAAACCATCACAGCCAGATCGGCAGACTCGAGGCCGGATGACGGTAGAAGATGGCTGGTTCAAGAACGGTGATGAACAGATTGCCGTTCACAGCAATTCTAAGGTTGGTGCCCCAATTACCGGTTACTTACCGGCTGGTACGTCAATCCACTACTACGGTTACGTGGTAGACGATGGTTACACCTGGATTGGTTACACTGGTTACAACGGCAAGCGGCTTTACTGCCCGGTACGTGTTACTGGTCAGGAAGCTTGGGGAACATTCAAATAG
- a CDS encoding ion channel codes for MKRHHRHLFRVYEFVIIDLSIISVILIGLNYLNIINISVTPYHQIDLVIFIIFVFDYFGGLWFSKRKWDYVRTHLFDLLAIIPFGYLTGFKIFRLAGLTKIFPAFRMAGVLGKIQSKLTKFFKTNDFIFSLIICVVIILVSSSIFSVVEHKTTQQAIWWAITTTTTVGYGDISPHTNIGKFLATILMFVGIGFVSLLTSTFTNFFANENRKHNHFSKADEIRKFYNLYQRGAITEQEYQREKDKLLNE; via the coding sequence TTGAAACGACATCATCGACATTTATTTAGGGTTTACGAATTCGTAATCATTGATTTATCAATCATCTCAGTTATTTTAATCGGATTGAATTACTTAAACATCATTAATATTAGCGTTACTCCTTACCATCAAATTGATCTCGTGATTTTTATTATATTTGTTTTTGACTACTTTGGTGGTCTCTGGTTCAGTAAGCGCAAGTGGGACTACGTTAGAACGCATTTATTTGATCTACTAGCTATCATTCCTTTTGGATACTTGACTGGTTTTAAAATATTTCGATTAGCCGGACTCACCAAAATTTTCCCCGCTTTTCGCATGGCTGGAGTGCTAGGAAAAATTCAATCCAAACTAACTAAATTCTTCAAAACCAATGACTTTATCTTTTCGTTAATAATTTGCGTGGTAATCATTTTAGTGAGTTCTTCAATTTTCTCGGTTGTTGAACATAAAACTACCCAACAAGCAATTTGGTGGGCAATTACAACAACTACTACTGTCGGTTATGGAGATATTTCCCCTCACACAAACATCGGCAAATTTCTTGCTACCATTTTAATGTTTGTAGGTATTGGATTTGTTAGTCTTTTAACCAGTACTTTCACTAATTTCTTTGCTAATGAGAATCGTAAACATAACCATTTTTCTAAAGCCGATGAAATTAGAAAATTTTACAATCTCTATCAAAGAGGAGCAATCACCGAACAAGAATACCAACGAGAAAAGGATAAACTGCTCAATGAGTAA
- a CDS encoding YisL family protein → MLILWVHFINWLFLFAAAGIALLSSNHKLSTIFMMVARVCYIIAIVTGIIMMIHSWQSHPTLTLLKGILGLLVIASLEIAFAHKRRKKLSSKLMVIVLILLIGVAAFGLYLTQGRPL, encoded by the coding sequence ATGTTAATTCTGTGGGTTCACTTTATTAACTGGCTGTTCCTGTTTGCAGCCGCCGGGATTGCCCTACTTAGTTCCAATCACAAACTGAGCACCATTTTCATGATGGTTGCCCGGGTTTGCTACATAATTGCAATTGTTACTGGAATCATCATGATGATTCACAGCTGGCAATCTCACCCAACTTTAACCCTCTTAAAGGGGATTCTGGGACTCTTAGTGATTGCTAGTTTAGAAATTGCCTTTGCCCATAAACGTCGGAAAAAACTTTCTAGTAAATTAATGGTTATCGTCTTGATTCTGTTAATTGGGGTGGCTGCTTTTGGTCTCTACTTAACCCAAGGACGACCGTTATAA
- a CDS encoding LexA family protein, giving the protein MNDKNKKFGQKIKALRKQKGFSVRQTALQARMSNSYLSQIENGLVNIPKPVTLEKLANGLRVPVAEILQFAGLRPAQAESEPYDATKLVSVPILGEIACGTPIIAQENIEGYLPTNRAELPAGSNFYLKCRGESMTPTIPNGAYVLIHQQYEVENGDIAAILLNENETTLKRVQYQDDQVILMPDNPSPAFQPIIINHNNPGQILGKAILVQFKL; this is encoded by the coding sequence ATGAATGACAAAAACAAAAAATTTGGTCAAAAAATCAAAGCGTTACGCAAACAAAAAGGATTTTCCGTCCGGCAAACGGCGTTACAGGCACGAATGTCCAATTCATACCTCTCCCAAATCGAAAATGGGTTGGTGAACATTCCGAAACCCGTTACGCTGGAAAAATTAGCCAACGGTTTGCGGGTCCCAGTGGCTGAGATTCTTCAATTTGCTGGTCTGCGTCCAGCACAAGCAGAGTCTGAACCCTACGATGCAACGAAGTTAGTTTCCGTCCCCATTCTCGGTGAAATTGCCTGTGGAACTCCCATCATTGCCCAGGAAAACATTGAAGGCTACTTACCCACCAACCGAGCAGAATTACCAGCGGGAAGTAATTTTTACTTGAAATGTAGGGGCGAATCAATGACGCCCACCATTCCCAACGGTGCCTATGTCTTAATTCATCAGCAATATGAAGTCGAAAATGGTGACATTGCTGCCATTTTACTCAATGAAAACGAAACCACTCTAAAACGAGTTCAATATCAAGATGATCAGGTAATTTTAATGCCGGACAACCCCAGTCCCGCCTTTCAACCGATTATCATCAATCACAATAATCCCGGCCAAATTTTGGGTAAGGCCATTCTGGTTCAGTTTAAACTATAA
- a CDS encoding helix-turn-helix domain-containing protein, producing the protein MLSLRLKNAEAVRKEISLRGYSINSFARKIKSNPGYIGKVLDGKRDPYPPLAKKIADGLDMDIRDLFFVVDGRKNETHH; encoded by the coding sequence ATGCTGAGTTTACGTTTGAAGAACGCAGAGGCAGTGCGCAAAGAAATCTCCTTGCGTGGCTACTCCATTAACAGTTTTGCCCGAAAAATTAAGTCTAATCCTGGCTACATTGGCAAAGTATTGGATGGAAAACGGGATCCATATCCGCCACTAGCAAAAAAGATTGCTGATGGGCTAGATATGGATATTCGGGATCTTTTTTTTGTGGTAGATGGTCGAAAAAATGAAACACATCATTAA
- a CDS encoding 2-hydroxycarboxylate transporter family protein: MKKEKNGLSGLISRMDDFKIDGIGLAVYALLAIILIIVVSLNVLPQGIFGALFVMVIMGNIFYWLGAHLPIFKSYLGGGAVFALFAPALLGIAGIIPKTVIKTVDSFMSSTGFIDFFIISLIVGAILGMNREMLLKASVRFLPVAFLSMAVAFLAVGLMSMLIGKGFRYGALFVAFPIMGGGIGAGAIPLSKIYHEAFGGSTDFLSMLLPAVILGNVFAIIGAGLISKVFANSKGNGHGKMLPGNFDDVSKDSLTITYQKMGVGLMIAAAFLMIGLTLNHFIPMINEYAFIILLVIIFKACGWIPKYYEESAVTFSNSITKNLTHALLAGVGLTKLDLPVLGHSLTWQFVVLVLTSVIVIAIAAALIGKLFGLYPVESAITAGLVNNSMGGTGNISVLAACDRMNLIGFAQMGNRLGGAIMLVAAGIYISIFG, translated from the coding sequence ATGAAAAAGGAAAAAAATGGTCTGTCAGGCTTGATTAGCCGAATGGACGACTTTAAAATTGATGGAATTGGGTTAGCAGTTTATGCTCTTTTGGCCATCATTTTAATCATTGTGGTTAGTCTGAACGTCTTACCACAAGGGATCTTTGGAGCCTTATTTGTCATGGTCATCATGGGAAATATCTTCTACTGGCTCGGGGCGCACTTACCGATCTTTAAGAGTTACTTAGGTGGGGGAGCCGTATTTGCCCTGTTTGCCCCAGCGTTATTGGGAATTGCAGGGATTATTCCGAAGACTGTGATTAAGACGGTTGATAGTTTTATGTCCAGCACAGGATTCATTGACTTCTTCATCATTTCTCTGATTGTGGGCGCCATCTTGGGAATGAATCGGGAAATGCTGTTGAAAGCTTCCGTTCGGTTCCTTCCGGTGGCCTTTCTATCCATGGCCGTAGCCTTTTTAGCAGTTGGCTTAATGTCAATGCTGATTGGGAAAGGCTTCCGTTACGGAGCCTTGTTCGTGGCCTTCCCAATCATGGGCGGGGGAATTGGGGCCGGTGCCATTCCACTTTCCAAGATTTATCACGAAGCCTTTGGTGGTAGTACCGATTTCCTTTCGATGTTATTGCCAGCCGTTATCTTAGGGAACGTGTTTGCCATTATCGGAGCCGGATTAATTAGTAAGGTGTTTGCTAACAGTAAGGGCAATGGACACGGGAAAATGCTTCCTGGTAACTTTGATGATGTTTCTAAAGACAGCCTCACGATTACCTACCAAAAGATGGGTGTCGGGTTGATGATTGCTGCTGCCTTTTTGATGATTGGATTAACGTTAAATCACTTTATTCCAATGATTAACGAATATGCTTTCATCATTCTATTAGTTATTATCTTCAAGGCTTGTGGTTGGATTCCGAAGTACTACGAAGAATCAGCAGTTACTTTCAGTAACTCAATTACCAAGAACTTGACCCATGCCTTACTGGCTGGAGTTGGATTGACGAAACTGGATTTACCAGTGTTAGGGCACTCCTTAACTTGGCAATTCGTAGTCCTCGTATTAACCAGTGTCATTGTGATTGCAATTGCCGCTGCTTTAATCGGAAAACTCTTTGGTTTGTATCCAGTGGAATCTGCCATTACGGCCGGATTAGTTAACAACTCCATGGGTGGAACTGGGAACATTTCCGTATTAGCCGCTTGTGACCGGATGAACCTGATTGGTTTCGCTCAAATGGGGAACCGACTTGGAGGAGCCATCATGCTAGTTGCAGCCGGGATTTACATTTCGATTTTCGGTTAG
- a CDS encoding DUF5067 domain-containing protein produces MKKQIILGLAAVATLSLAGCSSSKQSQSKPKSATTSKTSQQPSFRNNVAQLNDKTIRIKGVKTIKQPNESSPSMVAFIYQVTNKSNHSMTPMDAWNANMKVMQNKQKLDQTKFSDDSLPSNPNESIAKGQTVKSSVVYKLNNTKDPISINASQGINQNAIDPNSNQQIDGTDVGTQTFAISQ; encoded by the coding sequence GTGAAAAAACAAATTATTCTCGGTCTTGCAGCCGTTGCAACCCTTAGTTTAGCTGGCTGTTCTTCAAGCAAACAAAGTCAGTCAAAACCGAAGTCAGCAACCACCAGTAAGACCAGCCAACAACCATCATTTCGCAACAACGTTGCACAGTTAAACGACAAAACCATTCGGATTAAGGGAGTTAAAACCATTAAACAGCCCAATGAGTCTTCCCCTTCCATGGTGGCTTTCATTTATCAAGTTACCAATAAATCGAACCACTCTATGACCCCGATGGACGCTTGGAATGCTAACATGAAGGTTATGCAAAACAAACAAAAGCTGGATCAAACGAAATTTAGTGATGATTCACTCCCTAGCAATCCTAACGAAAGCATTGCCAAGGGACAAACCGTCAAGAGTTCGGTAGTTTATAAATTAAACAACACCAAGGATCCGATTTCGATTAATGCCAGTCAGGGAATTAATCAAAACGCCATTGATCCTAATTCGAACCAACAAATTGACGGAACGGACGTTGGGACGCAAACGTTCGCCATTAGTCAATAA
- a CDS encoding FAD-dependent oxidoreductase, whose amino-acid sequence MKVAVVGSSHGGYEAVRGVLQQFPDAHIDWYEKGDFISFLSCGMELYLQGVVKDVNSVSYATIPEMEDKGVHVHINSEVTNIDPDGHKLTVVDVQNGQEESADYDKLILSVGATPFKLPVAGKELQNIYAMRGRDWAIKLREAEVKPDIKNVTVVGSGYIGIEAAESFAKAGKHVTIVDMNPTILGTYLDTEFTEILEEELKANDVDLRLSQSVKEYVGNSDDKVTSVISTTGDTWDADLVIETAGIRPATKWLAGIVDLDDHGMIKTDEYQQTSNPDIFAVGDATEIEFAPTGKKQLIALASNARRQGRSAAANLEGHKRKTTAVSGSSALHVFNYKFASTGVKDVTAKGLGVDVESVFVTDTKVPPFVPAEHNAEVFFKLTYDPKTRVVMGAQIMSKMDTTANINAISLAIQQHMTVDDLAYADFFFQPGFDRPWNIMNVAAQKAEQKLDK is encoded by the coding sequence ATGAAAGTAGCAGTAGTTGGATCATCTCACGGTGGTTACGAAGCAGTACGCGGAGTTTTACAACAATTTCCTGATGCTCACATTGATTGGTACGAAAAGGGTGACTTCATTTCGTTCTTGTCTTGTGGGATGGAACTATACCTCCAAGGAGTTGTAAAAGACGTTAACTCAGTTAGTTACGCTACCATTCCAGAAATGGAAGACAAGGGTGTCCACGTTCACATCAATTCCGAAGTAACGAACATTGATCCGGACGGACACAAATTGACGGTGGTTGACGTACAAAACGGTCAAGAAGAAAGTGCCGATTACGACAAGTTAATCTTGAGCGTGGGAGCCACCCCATTCAAACTTCCAGTGGCTGGAAAAGAATTACAAAACATTTACGCAATGCGGGGTCGGGACTGGGCCATCAAGTTGCGGGAAGCCGAAGTTAAACCAGACATTAAGAACGTAACTGTGGTTGGTTCTGGGTACATTGGAATCGAAGCTGCTGAATCATTTGCTAAAGCGGGTAAGCACGTTACGATTGTAGATATGAACCCAACCATCCTGGGGACTTACCTGGATACGGAATTCACTGAAATCTTGGAAGAAGAATTAAAGGCTAATGACGTTGACTTACGGTTAAGCCAATCCGTGAAGGAATACGTTGGTAATTCTGACGATAAGGTTACTTCAGTAATTTCAACGACTGGTGATACTTGGGATGCCGATTTGGTCATTGAAACGGCTGGAATTCGTCCTGCTACAAAGTGGTTAGCCGGAATCGTTGATTTAGACGATCACGGTATGATCAAGACTGACGAATACCAACAAACTAGCAATCCAGATATCTTCGCCGTTGGGGATGCGACTGAAATCGAATTTGCCCCAACTGGTAAGAAGCAATTGATTGCATTGGCTTCTAACGCTCGGCGGCAAGGTCGTTCAGCTGCTGCTAATTTAGAAGGACACAAACGTAAGACGACTGCTGTTTCTGGTTCATCCGCTTTACACGTCTTTAACTACAAGTTTGCTTCAACTGGGGTTAAGGATGTTACCGCTAAGGGTCTCGGTGTTGACGTTGAATCAGTCTTTGTTACTGATACCAAGGTTCCTCCGTTTGTTCCTGCTGAACACAACGCGGAAGTCTTCTTCAAATTGACTTACGATCCAAAGACGAGAGTTGTAATGGGTGCGCAAATCATGTCGAAGATGGACACTACTGCCAACATCAACGCCATCTCATTGGCAATTCAACAACACATGACGGTTGACGACTTAGCATATGCTGACTTCTTCTTCCAACCAGGCTTTGACCGTCCATGGAACATTATGAACGTGGCTGCGCAAAAAGCCGAACAAAAATTAGATAAATAA
- a CDS encoding aminotransferase class I/II-fold pyridoxal phosphate-dependent enzyme produces the protein MPELDHRLSDVYNHRLDTITPSQIRSFSREIQDIPGLVSLNVGEPGFNTPEHVKQAAIDSIANNQSHYSPQNGWLELREAISNYLKNRYQMDYDPEAEVTVTDGATEALSSSFLATINPGDEVLIPMPGYPAYTSLVELAGGVPVGMDTSATEFKLTPKQLEETLATHPDAKELVLNYPTNPTGVSYTKEELEQLAKVVAKHGLLVVDDEIYGELTYDIEHFSFAKLLPENTILINGLSKSHAMTGYRLGYVAGPAAIVTDVNKVHGYLVTSPSNPAQYAAIEALNNGMEDPIPMRKAYRERRDLMTTELRKLGFGVVTPEGAFYIFAKIPAQFKENSREFALRLAREAKVGVTPGSAFGVAGEGYLRLSYAADLDQIEKALAQMKTFIENNQ, from the coding sequence ATGCCAGAATTAGACCACCGTTTAAGCGACGTCTACAACCATCGTTTAGATACCATTACGCCGTCACAAATTAGATCATTTTCCCGCGAGATTCAAGACATCCCGGGATTAGTTAGTTTAAACGTGGGAGAACCCGGGTTTAATACTCCTGAACACGTTAAACAAGCTGCCATTGATAGCATTGCTAATAACCAATCACACTACTCACCCCAAAATGGTTGGTTAGAGTTACGGGAAGCCATTAGCAATTATCTAAAGAACCGCTACCAAATGGATTATGATCCAGAGGCAGAGGTAACGGTGACCGATGGGGCCACGGAAGCATTATCCAGTAGCTTTTTAGCTACGATTAATCCGGGTGACGAGGTCTTGATTCCGATGCCTGGTTACCCGGCCTACACTTCGTTAGTTGAATTAGCCGGCGGGGTGCCAGTTGGAATGGATACTAGCGCAACTGAGTTCAAGCTAACTCCAAAACAACTAGAAGAGACATTAGCAACTCATCCAGATGCTAAAGAGCTAGTGTTAAACTATCCCACTAACCCGACGGGAGTTTCCTATACTAAGGAAGAATTGGAACAATTGGCCAAGGTCGTGGCAAAACACGGATTACTGGTGGTTGATGACGAAATCTATGGGGAATTAACCTATGATATTGAGCACTTCTCCTTTGCCAAACTTCTGCCAGAGAACACGATTTTAATTAACGGACTCTCCAAATCACATGCTATGACAGGATACCGGTTGGGGTACGTTGCTGGACCGGCTGCCATCGTGACGGATGTTAACAAGGTGCATGGGTACCTCGTGACCTCACCATCGAATCCAGCGCAATATGCTGCCATTGAAGCCCTAAACAACGGTATGGAAGATCCAATTCCGATGCGGAAGGCCTACCGGGAACGGCGAGACTTAATGACAACCGAATTACGGAAGTTAGGCTTTGGAGTGGTTACGCCTGAAGGAGCCTTCTATATCTTTGCTAAAATTCCAGCCCAATTCAAAGAGAATTCCCGTGAATTTGCACTCCGGTTGGCTCGGGAAGCCAAAGTCGGAGTAACGCCCGGCAGTGCCTTTGGCGTAGCTGGAGAAGGATACCTGCGACTATCATACGCGGCCGACCTGGATCAAATTGAAAAAGCGTTAGCGCAGATGAAAACATTTATCGAAAATAATCAATAA